A genomic stretch from Sulfurihydrogenibium azorense Az-Fu1 includes:
- a CDS encoding heavy metal translocating P-type ATPase, with protein sequence MENLEIKLSISCSCGPLSLSEEKNAECYQCGIPITGKPLKFEVDGKMEDFCCFGCYLINRTTGLRGEEGTALAFLGKFGFGYFLAMLVMMLSMYIYGSHFVDPNDREMLLFTGFIKWVILFLSTPVMILLGIPILKNSFSKENLLNFNTDTLIAIGSFSAYFLSVYSVLTGKNAIYFETATMILVLVTFGRYLETSSRVKASNFMKQLMDLSAKKATVIKDGKEVEIPVEEVRVGDIVKIKPGEKVSADGVIVEGVGNVDESILTGEIKPVLKKVGDYLYTGTTVLDGSFLIKVDKPQSQWTLNRFIEIMKQIRNTKAPINRITDRIAFYFLPIVFFLAISSFIYWFIQAGFEKALIVSLSVLLISCPCAFSIGAPLALWLGLGQAMKDGVIIKSAEVLEKLSTVKKVFFDKTGTITERTMEVSQVWFKDDKSRNVFYSLEKNSEHPLAKSFINWCKECRELKIDDFKVVFGFGIKGKVEGKEYILGSEEFLKQHGVMLDDNIKKLKENAIKNGEVITFLSDKQQILGFVSFSQKIRPEAKITIDVLKNLKVEVGILTGDSDYFANVLKKELQIEDVRANLLPEGKLKAIKEEKSKGKVVAMVGDGINDAPALAEADIGIAMGCGTDLTRESASISLIGDDLRKIPLIIILSRKVKRVIYTNIFWAFIYNIIGMGLAITGHLNPVFAALAMVLSSVFVIGNSLRIKTY encoded by the coding sequence TTGGAAAATTTAGAAATAAAGCTTTCTATCTCTTGTTCTTGCGGACCTTTATCTTTGTCTGAGGAAAAAAATGCAGAGTGTTATCAGTGTGGTATACCTATAACTGGAAAACCCTTAAAGTTTGAAGTAGACGGAAAGATGGAAGATTTTTGCTGTTTTGGATGCTATCTTATCAACAGGACAACAGGTTTAAGAGGAGAAGAAGGAACTGCTTTAGCATTTTTAGGGAAATTTGGTTTTGGATATTTTTTAGCTATGCTTGTGATGATGTTGAGTATGTATATATACGGATCTCACTTTGTTGATCCTAACGATAGAGAGATGCTTCTTTTTACAGGATTTATAAAGTGGGTTATACTATTCTTATCTACACCTGTTATGATACTACTTGGTATTCCAATACTTAAAAACTCTTTTTCTAAGGAGAATCTACTTAACTTTAACACAGACACTCTTATAGCTATAGGTTCTTTTTCTGCTTACTTTTTATCTGTTTACTCTGTTTTGACAGGTAAAAATGCTATCTACTTTGAAACTGCTACAATGATACTTGTCTTAGTTACCTTTGGAAGGTACTTAGAGACATCTTCAAGGGTTAAGGCATCTAACTTTATGAAACAACTTATGGATTTATCTGCAAAAAAGGCGACTGTTATAAAAGATGGAAAAGAAGTTGAGATTCCTGTAGAAGAAGTAAGGGTAGGAGACATCGTAAAGATAAAACCCGGAGAAAAAGTCTCTGCTGATGGAGTGATAGTAGAAGGTGTAGGAAATGTAGATGAGTCTATACTAACAGGTGAGATAAAACCGGTTTTAAAAAAGGTAGGAGATTACCTGTATACTGGAACAACGGTTTTAGATGGTAGCTTTTTAATAAAAGTGGATAAACCTCAATCTCAATGGACTTTAAACAGATTTATAGAGATAATGAAACAGATTAGGAACACAAAAGCTCCTATAAACCGTATCACAGATAGGATAGCTTTCTACTTTTTACCAATAGTATTTTTCCTTGCCATCTCATCTTTTATATATTGGTTTATACAAGCAGGTTTTGAAAAAGCTTTGATAGTATCTTTATCAGTTTTACTTATATCATGTCCTTGTGCTTTTAGCATAGGAGCTCCTCTTGCTCTATGGCTTGGGCTTGGACAAGCTATGAAAGACGGTGTTATCATCAAAAGCGCTGAAGTGTTGGAAAAGCTGTCAACGGTTAAAAAAGTTTTCTTTGATAAAACAGGAACGATAACAGAAAGAACAATGGAAGTATCTCAAGTTTGGTTTAAAGATGATAAATCAAGAAACGTATTCTATTCTTTGGAAAAAAACTCTGAACATCCCCTTGCCAAAAGTTTTATAAATTGGTGTAAAGAATGTAGAGAGTTAAAAATTGACGATTTTAAAGTTGTTTTTGGTTTTGGAATTAAAGGTAAGGTAGAAGGAAAAGAGTATATACTTGGTAGTGAGGAGTTTTTAAAGCAGCATGGCGTTATGTTAGATGATAATATAAAGAAACTTAAAGAAAATGCCATAAAAAATGGAGAAGTGATAACATTTCTATCAGATAAACAACAAATTTTAGGATTTGTATCTTTTTCTCAAAAGATAAGACCAGAAGCCAAAATAACTATTGATGTACTCAAAAATTTAAAAGTTGAAGTAGGTATTCTTACAGGAGACTCTGATTACTTTGCAAATGTGCTGAAAAAGGAACTTCAAATAGAAGATGTTAGGGCTAACCTACTTCCTGAAGGCAAGTTAAAAGCCATAAAAGAGGAAAAATCAAAAGGAAAAGTAGTTGCAATGGTAGGAGATGGTATAAACGATGCTCCAGCGTTAGCAGAAGCAGACATTGGTATTGCAATGGGCTGTGGTACTGACCTAACAAGAGAGTCAGCATCTATCAGTCTTATAGGTGATGATTTAAGAAAAATCCCTTTAATAATAATATTATCTCGAAAAGTAAAAAGGGTAATATACACAAACATATTCTGGGCATTTATATACAACATAATAGGTATGGGATTAGCTATAACAGGGCATTTAAACCCTGTATTTGCAGCTCTTGCAATGGTTCTTAGTAGTGTATTTGTTATAGGAAACTCTTTAAGAATTAAGACATACTAA
- the ispD gene encoding 2-C-methyl-D-erythritol 4-phosphate cytidylyltransferase, producing MIGCILLAAGKGSRFGDKKQFLELGGKRILDYSIETVESLPQIDKVVVVLPQDSIDLKIKMSKDFEKVVGGSERQYSVYNGLLHLKNCDIVVIHDTARPFATSKMFLDGIENVKSGWDGSITAYKSRDTVKEVLNKKVVKTLDRESIYIVQTPQTFDYQKLLYAHKKALSENFLATDDSALMEREGFKITVNEGSFLNFKITYPEDLELAKALLKR from the coding sequence ATGATAGGATGCATACTTTTAGCAGCTGGAAAAGGAAGTAGGTTTGGAGATAAAAAACAGTTTTTAGAATTAGGTGGAAAAAGGATATTAGATTACTCCATAGAAACAGTTGAAAGTTTACCCCAGATAGACAAGGTTGTCGTTGTTTTGCCTCAAGACAGTATTGATTTGAAAATAAAAATGAGTAAAGATTTTGAGAAAGTAGTAGGTGGCAGTGAAAGACAGTACTCTGTGTACAATGGTTTATTACATTTAAAAAATTGTGATATTGTCGTTATCCACGATACGGCAAGACCTTTTGCCACTTCTAAAATGTTTTTGGACGGGATAGAAAATGTTAAATCCGGATGGGATGGTTCAATTACTGCTTATAAATCAAGAGATACAGTAAAAGAAGTTTTAAACAAAAAAGTTGTTAAAACGTTAGACAGAGAAAGTATCTATATAGTTCAAACACCTCAAACCTTTGATTACCAAAAACTACTTTACGCCCATAAAAAAGCTTTATCGGAAAACTTTTTAGCCACAGACGATTCTGCTTTAATGGAAAGGGAAGGATTTAAGATAACTGTAAATGAGGGAAGTTTTTTAAATTTTAAGATAACATATCCTGAAGATTTAGAGTTAGCTAAAGCTTTATTGAAAAGGTAA